From the Prochlorococcus marinus CUG1416 genome, the window CTTCAAGTTGCTTCCTCACATCAGCAATTGCAGAATTAAGTTGCTCAACTTTCTTCTCAAGATTCTCTCCTTCAACTTCATTTATATTTTCATTTGAATCAATCGCTTCAGAGCCGTCTTGAATTCTGGAAGAATACATCATTGCTTTTTGTTTTTTTTCCTCCTTTCTTTTGTCTGCTTCAGATATTAACCACCAAGCTAGACCAGCTGCTCCAATAAAAGCACCGCTTATTAATGATAAAAGATTATTTGAAGACGAATCTCTGTATTCAGACATTGGTAAAATATTTACTCCTACATTATATATTAGTTCTTATCTCGAAATATAGTACTCAAACGCAATAAAGGATTCCCAATACCCGGTACCAAAAATGTTGTCTTTTCGTCTTCCTCATCAATGCATGAGGTGTAGATTACCTGATTAGGGAATAATTTCGCAATTTCATTTAACCCTTTATTCGAGCAAATAGCAGTTATTAATAAAATCCTATTGGAATCAACTCCTAATTCCTTTAATTTTAATAAAGTCTCAATTGCTGTGGATTTTGTCGTTATTTGTTCCGAATAAAAAATAATTCCTTCATTTGATTCAATACTTTTAGGAATTTCTCCTAGTGAAAGGGTTGAATTAGGAATTACTTCTTTAGATCCTAACCAAAGAGATAAGCCTTCGGGCATCATTGCGAGAACTTTTATTGGATAATCATTATTAATAAAATATCCGTCCGTATCCCCATGATCAGTATTTACTATTTCTTTTTTATATGGCAACCAATTTCGTAATGCTTCATAAGTAAGCCATTTACCTAATTGTTCATATCCTGTTGAGTACAAAATATTTGGAGTGTTTTTTTCTCGCAATATTGAAAGCCAATGTTTTATTAATGGATGAGGAGGAACAATAACCTTTAGTGACATTGCCATATATTTTCCTTTAAGATACTCTTACAAACTTTAAATACATAAGTTCTAAAATACAGTCTTATTATGATTAAATCAATTAATTTCCCCACTCTAAAGAATGCGTTAATTACATTATTATTCATTGGAATTTTATTTTTTAATTCTGTAAATTCTGCATGGGCCAAACGTCCTCCTGAGATTAGAAACCAACAAGACCTTGATTTAGAGCCGGATATGCATGGTCAAGATTTAAGTGGTAACGAATTTGTTAAATATGATCTGAATGGATTTAATTTCAGTGAAAGTAATTTGGAGGGTGCGGTATTTAATAATAGTAAATTGCAAAACTCAAAGTTTACGGGTGCCAATTTAAGAGACGCACTTGCCTATGCAACAGACTTTACAGATGCAGATCTTTCAGATGTTAATTTTACCAATGCTTTATTAATGGAGAGTAATTTCGACGGAGCAATAATAGATGGCGCGGATTTTACGGATGCTGTTCTTAGTCGAACACAACAGAAACAATTGTGTGCTATTGCTAATGGCACAAATAGTTCTACAGGAGAGAGTACAGAATATAGCTTAGGATGTTAATCATTTAGTATGAAAAAGAAAATACCAGTAATAGTAGTTTCAGGATTTCTTGGTTCAGGTAAAACAACTTTTCTTAGATATTTATTAAAAGAGAGTAATAAAAAATTTGGTTTAATAATCAATGAATTTGGTGATGTTGGAATTGACGGCGATTTGATTAAAAGTTGTGATAAATGTGATGAATCTGAAGACGACTGTGTAATCGAATTAAACAACGGATGTTTATGTTGTACTGTTCAAGATGATTTTGTTCCATCAATAAAAGCTCTCCTTGAATTTAATCCTCCTATCGATTCAATAATTATTGAAACAAGTGGCTTGGCACTGCCAATCCCCTTAATTCAAGCTCTTAACTGGCCTGAAATAAGGTCTTCTATCTATCTCGATGTAGTAGTTGGGATTGTAAACGGAGAATCAATGCTTAATGGTTCACCAATTAATGATTTAAATAAAATAACAAAACAATATAATGAAACCGATAAAATTGATCACAATGCCTCTATAGATGAACTTTTTGAGGAACAATTAGAAGTTTCTGATATCGTTTTAGTCTCTAGATCAGATATCTTAAATGATGATCAATTTGATTTTGTAAAAAATAAAATCCAAGGAAGTCTAAACTCATCTGTGCCAGTCCTTAAATCCAAAAATGGCAAAATTGATTTAAATTATCTATTTGATTTTAATTTTAAAAAAGAAACTTATAAAGAATTTTTAACGGAAGAACATGACCACAATCATGTTGAGCTTGTATCAGATTCAATTAAATTAAATTATTTCCTTGAAAAAAATGACTTTGAAAAAGAGATGTCAAAAATCTTGGATGAATTGAATATTCTTCGAATAAAAGGACGCATATGGATACCAAACAAATCATTACCTTTACAAATACAAATAGTTGGTAAAAAAATTAATACTTGGTTTGAAGAGGCTCCAGATCATTGTTGGAGACCAAATGATAATGCTGGCCTTGAATTAGTCATAATTTCATTTGATGAGAAATCGATAAAAACTTTTAATAGAAAAATTAAAGAGAAATTTAAGATTTTAAGTGACCCAAAAATAAGGATTTGATTTTATAGTTACTGTCGGGATATTTAGAAGAGTTAACAGTCCTTAATGAAAAATTCAAAAATTGCTTTAAAAGAAATTATCTCTGATGATGCATTCTCTATTAATAAAATTAAATGTTCCAAATGTGGAGGTTCAGGAAATTTTAAAACACCTGAAAATTCAAGAAGAACTTGCTTAGTTTGTTTTGGTAAAGGCTACATAAATATTTAATAATTCAGAAAACCTTAAAGTAAAAATATTTGTTTATTAATCAAGAGTACTTTTTATTAAAATTTAAACTAATCTTCTAGTAGAAATTAATTTTTAATTGGACCAATTTGCTGTAAAAGTTTTTGTAAGACTAAGACCCTCAGTTTTAGATCCGGCAGGGGAAGCTACCAAATCTGCTTCTATAAAACTTGGAGCCGAGGGAATAAAATCATTACGTATAGGAAAAATGATTGAAGTAAAAATAGAAGGTAATGGGGAAAACGAAGTTAGAGAAAAAATTGATTTATTGTGTGATAGGTTATTTGCAAATACTGTCATTGAAGATTACGAGTATTCACTAGAAAAATTATAAAATGGATAATTTCACTGTAGGAGTTGTAGTCTTTCCTGGATCTAATTGTGATCGTGACGTTTCATGGGCATTGGAAGGTTGTTTAGATATGAGAACAAAATATTTGTGGCATGAGTCTTCAGATTTAAGTGATGTGGATGCAATAGTTTTACCTGGAGGATTTAGCTATGGTGATTATTTAAGATGCGGAGCAATTGCGAGATTCTCTCCATTAATAAATGCCTTGAACGACTTTGTTAAAAGCGGAAAAAGAGTTTTA encodes:
- a CDS encoding GTP-binding protein; the protein is MKKKIPVIVVSGFLGSGKTTFLRYLLKESNKKFGLIINEFGDVGIDGDLIKSCDKCDESEDDCVIELNNGCLCCTVQDDFVPSIKALLEFNPPIDSIIIETSGLALPIPLIQALNWPEIRSSIYLDVVVGIVNGESMLNGSPINDLNKITKQYNETDKIDHNASIDELFEEQLEVSDIVLVSRSDILNDDQFDFVKNKIQGSLNSSVPVLKSKNGKIDLNYLFDFNFKKETYKEFLTEEHDHNHVELVSDSIKLNYFLEKNDFEKEMSKILDELNILRIKGRIWIPNKSLPLQIQIVGKKINTWFEEAPDHCWRPNDNAGLELVIISFDEKSIKTFNRKIKEKFKILSDPKIRI
- a CDS encoding pentapeptide repeat-containing protein, with protein sequence MIKSINFPTLKNALITLLFIGILFFNSVNSAWAKRPPEIRNQQDLDLEPDMHGQDLSGNEFVKYDLNGFNFSESNLEGAVFNNSKLQNSKFTGANLRDALAYATDFTDADLSDVNFTNALLMESNFDGAIIDGADFTDAVLSRTQQKQLCAIANGTNSSTGESTEYSLGC
- a CDS encoding uracil phosphoribosyltransferase, with the translated sequence MAMSLKVIVPPHPLIKHWLSILREKNTPNILYSTGYEQLGKWLTYEALRNWLPYKKEIVNTDHGDTDGYFINNDYPIKVLAMMPEGLSLWLGSKEVIPNSTLSLGEIPKSIESNEGIIFYSEQITTKSTAIETLLKLKELGVDSNRILLITAICSNKGLNEIAKLFPNQVIYTSCIDEEDEKTTFLVPGIGNPLLRLSTIFRDKN
- the purS gene encoding phosphoribosylformylglycinamidine synthase subunit PurS, with the translated sequence MDQFAVKVFVRLRPSVLDPAGEATKSASIKLGAEGIKSLRIGKMIEVKIEGNGENEVREKIDLLCDRLFANTVIEDYEYSLEKL